From the Sporomusaceae bacterium FL31 genome, the window ATTAATAAGCAGGATGGTTAAGTTTAGAGTTGCGGAAAACCAAAAATATGCTGAAAGCAAATCAATGAAGAGAAAATAATCAGGGGTATATATATCCCTTTATTTTTAAGCTATACTTCTTTTATCATGAGCGCGGCTTGTAAACTCTGATCAACGCTAAGTACAATATAAGTAAACCAACGCTCCTTTCGCTTGTTTGTGAGCGAGCCGGGATTTAGCATAAGGACTTTATTTTTTGTTCTTATTATAGGTTGGTGACTATGACCGAAAATAATAATATCTACTTGCTCGTTATTAAAATTACTATAGGCTCGTTCCATAGTAGTTTTTCCTTTGCCATGAGCGTGGCAGATTCCGACTCGATAGGCGCCAAACTGCACAATTAGTTTTTCTGGTAAGGCTTCCTTAATAATATGATTATCTGTATTTCCCCAAACTCCAATAAATTTAAAATGCTCTTGTAAGTATTTAAGAACCCATGGATCGCCGTAGTCTCCTGCGTGTATGACCAGATCCATATTCTGAAATTCACTAATTAAATCATCTAGCTGTCCTGTATTCTTCTTAAGATGCGTGTCTGAAATAATTGCTATTTGCATGTCTATTACCGAACTCCTATGCTCATTATTATTAAATCATGCTTGTTATGCCTCAATGTTTTGCAATTATACTTGTAATGCTATAAAAATGTTTTATTCATTTCTTGCCTCGTTTTGCTTAGAAGAGGCTAGCGTGGTACAAGCTAGTTGAGCATATTGGAGCTAGTTCAGGCTCATGATCATTAGAAAGCTTAATTCACTGAACAACCGTAATCAAGGAATTCATCTAAAGGATGACTGTTATGGATTTTATATCGGCAAAGACCATTATATCAAGCTATGAAGCGAATAATGCTTGGTTTGGCAAAAACTATAATATGAATATTTACAAAGGCTGTTGTCATGGGTGTATCTATTGTGACAGCCGCAGTGATTGTTATCGCATCGAGAATTTTGATACAGTAAGGGCAAAAGACAATGCCTTAGCCTTGGTAGCCCAGGAGCTAAAATCAAAGCGTAGAAGCGGGGTCGTTGCCACAGGTGCTATGAGTGATCCGTATAATCCTTATGAACAAAAATATTGCTTAACTAGAGGTGCACTAAAACTCATCGATAACTATCGCTTTGGTATTGCCATTGCGACTAAAAGCGATTTAGTAACAAGAGATATTGACGTCCTAAAGTCTATCAGTAAACATTCTCCTGTGCTTATCAAAATAACCATTACTGCTGCTGATGATCGGCTTTGTAAAAAAGTAGAACCACATGTAGTCGGAGCTTCAAAGCGATTTGCGGCAATTCGCGAGCTTTCGGCGAATGGTATTTTTACGGGAATACTGCTCATGCCAGTCCTGCCATTTATTGAAGATAATGAGTCCAATATCAGTTCTATCATCCATCTAGCTCATGAAAGCGGTGCAAAGTTTATCTACCCAGCGTTTGGCGTTACGTTACGACAAAATCAGCGAGAGTGGTTTTATAAGAAACTTGATAAAGATTTTCCTTTAATTAAACAAAAATATCTTAATCAATTTGGCAATCAATATGAATGCATTTCTCCTCAAGCAAAAGTATTGTGGGAATTGTTTCAAAAAGAGTGTGATAAACGGGGCATTATCTACAACATGAGGGATATCATTCATAGTTATAAAGAGGGATATGGTGAAAACCAACTTTCATTATTTTGAAACTAACTTATAAGGACTCTGCGCAGGCAGCGACGTTAATAAAGCATATATTTATGAATAAAATATCATGATCATCAATATATTATTGAAAACATTCCTCTGAGATTTTCATTCACGGAGGGTATTGATGATGAATAACTATATAAAATCAAAGTTTCAAAAAGTAGCTCCTGTAATAAGTCGATTGATGAATCAGGTTGTCGGATGGTTGGTGCTGTTGTATTTTGTGATAGCAATTGTTTTAGCAATGTGGTATTTCATGGGGAATTCGTTTTTCCACCACTATTACTTTTTCTCTGATGCTGGTTTTGTTCATACAATTAGTTTATTTAAACGGCTAATATGCTGGCAATAAGATTGAGGAATTTAATCTAAATATAGGTGTAAAGACAGGACCGTGAGTACCTGTCTTTTTTATGGGCAAAAATTATAATGGCTTGGGATGATTCATATTGTTATAATTAGGATAGAATAGTTACA encodes:
- a CDS encoding phosphoesterase; the protein is MQIAIISDTHLKKNTGQLDDLISEFQNMDLVIHAGDYGDPWVLKYLQEHFKFIGVWGNTDNHIIKEALPEKLIVQFGAYRVGICHAHGKGKTTMERAYSNFNNEQVDIIIFGHSHQPIIRTKNKVLMLNPGSLTNKRKERWFTYIVLSVDQSLQAALMIKEV
- a CDS encoding radical SAM protein, which codes for MDFISAKTIISSYEANNAWFGKNYNMNIYKGCCHGCIYCDSRSDCYRIENFDTVRAKDNALALVAQELKSKRRSGVVATGAMSDPYNPYEQKYCLTRGALKLIDNYRFGIAIATKSDLVTRDIDVLKSISKHSPVLIKITITAADDRLCKKVEPHVVGASKRFAAIRELSANGIFTGILLMPVLPFIEDNESNISSIIHLAHESGAKFIYPAFGVTLRQNQREWFYKKLDKDFPLIKQKYLNQFGNQYECISPQAKVLWELFQKECDKRGIIYNMRDIIHSYKEGYGENQLSLF